From Proteiniborus sp. MB09-C3, the proteins below share one genomic window:
- a CDS encoding PF20097 family protein: MNCPYCNKEMEKGYISDNRRYKMLWLPEGTGFFLRTEKNIKKHNGMIISKSHLLEWDNPVAYACRICKKVIIEYED, from the coding sequence ATGAATTGTCCATACTGCAATAAGGAAATGGAAAAAGGATATATTAGTGATAATAGAAGGTATAAAATGCTTTGGTTACCTGAAGGAACAGGATTTTTTCTAAGAACTGAGAAAAATATAAAAAAGCATAATGGCATGATTATATCCAAATCACATTTATTAGAGTGGGATAATCCAGTTGCATATGCCTGTAGGATATGCAAAAAAGTGATTATTGAGTATGAAGATTAG
- a CDS encoding S1 RNA-binding domain-containing protein, with protein MPVLVGNVVEGTVTGITNFGAFIQLPEGKTGLVHISEISHDYVNNVSDYLKKDQAVKVKILSISDEGKISLSIRQAEPKKSKTMPVEIDWNKTDDKQKFMSFEDKMAKFLKDSSEKQEQIKKKETKKGFGAKSRRA; from the coding sequence ATGCCCGTTTTAGTAGGTAATGTAGTTGAAGGCACAGTCACAGGTATTACAAACTTTGGTGCTTTTATTCAACTGCCAGAAGGAAAGACTGGACTAGTTCATATATCCGAAATATCTCATGATTATGTCAACAATGTAAGCGATTACTTAAAAAAAGATCAAGCTGTTAAGGTAAAGATTTTATCGATTAGTGATGAGGGAAAAATTAGCCTCTCAATAAGACAAGCCGAGCCGAAAAAGTCTAAAACTATGCCAGTAGAAATAGACTGGAATAAGACTGACGATAAGCAAAAATTTATGTCTTTTGAGGATAAGATGGCAAAGTTTTTAAAGGATAGCAGTGAGAAGCAAGAGCAGATCAAAAAGAAGGAAACAAAAAAAGGTTTTGGAGCGAAAAGTCGCAGAGCATAG
- a CDS encoding VWA domain-containing protein: MDKIIEFRQVMLITDGESNEGIDPISAAREGYEKGVTISTIGITDKTNDERPLKEIMDIAEAGGGVWELTNIQNLSTALSMVTVKSVYKTIEEAVSKELKEIIGTGLNDMPPQSRVKVTDMIDRLGDEININCCVVIDSSSSMANKISMAKKSILNLLRILNQRKGKTKVSVISYPGKNQGQYDILCDFTENIALLEESLNKILIGGNTPTGPAIKSAIELLSNDLNYGINVEEEIVFKSMSV; encoded by the coding sequence ATGGATAAGATTATTGAATTTAGACAGGTAATGCTTATAACTGATGGAGAATCTAATGAGGGTATAGACCCTATAAGTGCTGCAAGAGAAGGATATGAAAAAGGAGTTACTATAAGCACCATAGGAATAACAGATAAAACAAATGATGAAAGACCATTAAAAGAAATTATGGATATAGCAGAAGCTGGTGGAGGGGTATGGGAATTGACTAATATTCAGAACCTTTCAACTGCTTTGAGCATGGTAACTGTAAAATCAGTTTATAAAACCATAGAGGAAGCAGTAAGTAAGGAATTGAAAGAAATAATCGGTACTGGACTTAATGATATGCCTCCACAATCTAGAGTAAAGGTTACAGACATGATAGACAGGCTTGGAGATGAGATAAATATTAATTGCTGTGTAGTTATAGATTCCAGCAGCAGCATGGCTAATAAAATTAGTATGGCTAAGAAAAGCATATTAAATCTCTTGAGAATATTAAATCAAAGGAAAGGAAAAACGAAAGTATCAGTAATAAGCTATCCTGGGAAAAATCAAGGACAATATGATATTCTCTGTGACTTTACAGAAAATATAGCACTGCTTGAAGAGTCACTTAACAAGATACTTATAGGAGGCAATACTCCTACAGGTCCTGCCATTAAAAGTGCTATAGAGCTTTTAAGTAATGATCTCAATTATGGAATTAATGTAGAAGAGGAAATAGTTTTTAAGAGTATGAGTGTATAA
- a CDS encoding HU family DNA-binding protein, with product MNKAELVASMAEKSNLTKKDAENALNAFMKSVEEALAGGEKVQLVGFGTFEVRERKAREGRNPRNPEEVIKIPASSAPVFKAGKTLKEAVNK from the coding sequence GTGAACAAAGCTGAATTAGTAGCTAGCATGGCTGAAAAAAGTAATTTAACTAAAAAAGATGCTGAAAATGCTTTAAATGCATTTATGAAGAGTGTTGAGGAAGCATTAGCAGGTGGAGAAAAGGTGCAATTAGTTGGATTTGGTACTTTCGAGGTTAGAGAAAGGAAAGCTAGAGAAGGTAGAAACCCAAGAAATCCTGAAGAAGTTATAAAAATACCAGCATCTTCAGCTCCAGTTTTCAAAGCTGGCAAAACTTTAAAAGAAGCAGTTAACAAATAA
- a CDS encoding AarF/UbiB family protein, translated as MLQLTEIVTGKWNSNKYTVLSKLGEGGIGAVYKVKDIRGNIRALKISEDINSITREFNMLTKLKQLKNIPNAYEIDDYKKNKNTYYFFIMDYIEGYNIKEIIKHGKIKVKDIIGIGIILLNILEKIYKMGYVYADMKPDNIMIDKRLKKVNFIDFGGVIEVGQGVKEFTPTYSTFFWGADRNYDYVTNLNFSVAMIITSMLLKREFNPLVHNLEQVISNIKLLAIDNRLKKCLIKALKGEINHIKAFREELKKLFKDCNSSLMVMGKLNSKTKANRKMGIIDAFFIFSIGFFLIVMIIGVNTYLFSG; from the coding sequence ATGCTTCAGCTAACAGAGATTGTTACTGGAAAATGGAATAGTAATAAATATACAGTATTATCTAAGCTAGGTGAAGGTGGTATAGGGGCAGTATATAAGGTAAAAGACATTAGGGGAAATATTAGAGCTCTAAAAATTAGCGAGGATATTAATTCTATAACTAGAGAATTTAATATGCTTACTAAGCTAAAACAGCTTAAGAATATTCCAAATGCATATGAGATTGATGATTATAAAAAAAATAAGAATACATATTATTTTTTTATTATGGACTATATAGAAGGGTACAATATTAAAGAAATAATAAAGCATGGAAAAATAAAAGTAAAAGATATAATAGGAATTGGAATTATTTTATTGAATATTCTTGAAAAAATTTATAAAATGGGATATGTATATGCAGATATGAAGCCAGATAATATTATGATAGATAAGAGACTTAAAAAAGTTAACTTTATTGACTTTGGCGGCGTAATTGAAGTTGGACAAGGAGTCAAGGAATTCACTCCAACCTACAGTACATTTTTCTGGGGAGCAGATAGAAACTATGATTATGTAACTAATTTGAATTTTAGTGTAGCAATGATAATTACATCCATGCTGCTAAAAAGAGAATTTAATCCATTAGTACATAATTTAGAGCAGGTAATATCAAATATAAAGCTGCTTGCCATAGACAATAGATTAAAAAAATGTTTAATAAAGGCACTTAAAGGAGAAATTAACCATATAAAAGCTTTCAGAGAAGAACTAAAAAAACTTTTTAAGGATTGTAATTCATCTTTAATGGTTATGGGTAAACTAAACTCCAAAACAAAAGCTAATAGAAAAATGGGAATTATAGATGCTTTTTTTATATTTAGTATAGGATTTTTTTTAATTGTAATGATTATTGGGGTAAATACCTACCTTTTTAGCGGGTAA
- a CDS encoding RNA-binding S4 domain-containing protein yields MRIDKYLKNARIIKRRTIAKEACEQGRVFVNGKEAKPGTELSIGDKIEINFGTNTMKIEVLKLLEHVTKESAEDMYRNL; encoded by the coding sequence ATGAGAATAGACAAATATCTAAAAAATGCAAGAATAATCAAAAGAAGAACTATAGCAAAAGAGGCCTGTGAACAAGGAAGGGTTTTTGTGAATGGAAAAGAAGCAAAGCCTGGAACTGAATTAAGCATTGGAGATAAAATAGAGATAAACTTCGGTACAAATACCATGAAAATAGAAGTTCTCAAGCTACTTGAACATGTTACTAAGGAAAGTGCAGAAGATATGTATAGGAATTTATAA
- the yabQ gene encoding spore cortex biosynthesis protein YabQ — translation MDISIQNQVYIFFATLYGGIVMGFIYDLYRIFRYYLRPKKVATFIEDFIFWIIISVIFLTVILYTNWGEIRGYIFLGFFSGAFLYSRFLSKIIITTIVWLVNGIVKILKYILKVVFLPFRLIGSRLQGPYNKARSNVNRLTNRAKRYLKLPFIMLKGLKKNIKTIFRKK, via the coding sequence ATGGACATCAGTATTCAAAACCAAGTTTATATATTTTTTGCAACCCTATATGGTGGTATAGTAATGGGGTTTATATATGATTTATATAGGATATTTAGATATTATCTAAGGCCTAAGAAAGTGGCTACCTTTATAGAGGATTTTATTTTCTGGATTATTATCTCAGTTATATTTCTGACAGTTATTTTATACACTAATTGGGGTGAAATAAGGGGATATATTTTTCTTGGGTTCTTTAGTGGAGCCTTTTTATATTCAAGGTTTTTAAGTAAAATTATAATTACTACAATAGTATGGCTTGTAAATGGCATTGTAAAAATCTTAAAGTATATACTTAAAGTTGTTTTTCTCCCATTCAGATTGATCGGCTCAAGGCTTCAAGGACCATATAATAAGGCAAGATCTAATGTAAACAGGTTAACTAATAGAGCTAAAAGATATCTAAAGCTGCCTTTTATAATGCTTAAGGGTTTAAAGAAAAATATTAAAACCATATTTAGAAAAAAGTAA
- the hpt gene encoding hypoxanthine phosphoribosyltransferase, whose product MKNSVKEVLVSYEDIQKKVKEMGEKITKDYQGKELMLVGVLKGAFMFLGDLAKNIEIPLTIDFMAVSSYGHSTESSGVVRILKDLEGSIEGKDILLVEDIIDTGLTLNYLVNNLRSRGAASVKICTLLDKPERRLVNVELAYKGFDIPDEFVVGYGIDFAEGYRNLSDICILKEEAYSHILKK is encoded by the coding sequence ATGAAAAACAGCGTAAAGGAAGTACTAGTTTCATACGAGGATATTCAAAAGAAAGTTAAAGAAATGGGGGAGAAAATTACAAAGGATTATCAAGGCAAAGAGCTGATGCTTGTTGGTGTACTAAAAGGTGCATTTATGTTTTTAGGAGATCTTGCGAAGAACATAGAAATTCCACTTACTATAGACTTTATGGCAGTTTCCAGCTATGGACATTCTACAGAATCTTCTGGTGTAGTAAGAATTCTTAAAGATTTAGAAGGAAGTATAGAGGGTAAAGATATATTATTAGTGGAAGATATAATTGATACTGGGTTGACTCTAAACTATCTTGTTAACAATTTAAGATCTAGAGGAGCTGCTAGTGTAAAGATATGCACTCTTCTTGATAAACCAGAAAGAAGACTGGTTAATGTAGAATTAGCTTATAAAGGTTTTGATATACCTGATGAATTTGTAGTTGGTTATGGAATAGATTTTGCAGAAGGATATAGAAACCTTTCAGACATATGTATATTAAAGGAAGAAGCATACAGCCATATACTAAAAAAATAA
- a CDS encoding septum formation initiator family protein, whose product MRERKPRRRFRISHFFILAVVIYLGITFFKQQRLIKAFESEKIQKQEEVKKLNSEVADIEEKLKYTDSLEYIEKMAREELKMVMPDEIIYIDTNKIKDKSSKGIDN is encoded by the coding sequence ATGAGAGAAAGAAAACCTAGAAGGAGATTTAGAATAAGTCATTTTTTCATATTAGCCGTAGTTATCTATTTGGGAATAACATTTTTTAAACAGCAAAGGTTAATCAAGGCTTTTGAAAGTGAAAAGATACAAAAACAAGAGGAAGTAAAGAAACTCAATAGTGAAGTAGCGGATATAGAAGAAAAATTGAAGTATACAGACTCATTAGAATATATTGAGAAAATGGCTAGGGAAGAGTTAAAAATGGTGATGCCAGATGAGATAATATATATAGATACTAATAAAATCAAAGACAAGTCTAGCAAGGGCATAGATAACTGA
- the tilS gene encoding tRNA lysidine(34) synthetase TilS has protein sequence MKEKVVNSIKEYSLIAKNDRIVIGVSGGPDSMALLYILKDLKDELGFNIYVAHINHGIRNEEADADEEFVRNICLKFSLPFYSTKVNMDEYARENKITSEEAGRAIRYGFFNKILDGIGGGKIAVAHNKNDQAETLLMRFFRGTGLEGLRGMEHKNMNIIRPLLDISREEIEKYCRDNNIAVRIDRTNLEPIYGRNRTRLEVIPYIVKHYNKNIIDTLNRTSKLMQMDSEFILGIVEEKYKNIVVDESPNSIVLYIDKLKNEHYSIKSRVIRKSIEKINGSLKGIEEKHINNIISLIEENITGKSINITNNIVIKTSYGNMIIKKDNKNNIDFFKYFLPVGETIHIYELGSDITSKVVSISEVDIKQINRFIKYFDYDKIRGKLYIRNRKDGDRFTPLGMEGSKKLKDFFIDEKVPRDERNLIPIIEDNKGIIWVVGYRISEEYKVSCHTSKVLILEYKKH, from the coding sequence ATGAAGGAAAAAGTTGTTAATTCAATAAAAGAGTATAGTTTAATAGCAAAAAATGATAGAATAGTAATCGGTGTTTCTGGTGGTCCTGATTCCATGGCCTTATTATATATTTTAAAAGACTTAAAGGATGAGCTGGGATTCAATATTTATGTTGCCCATATAAATCATGGCATTAGAAATGAAGAAGCAGATGCAGATGAAGAATTTGTAAGGAATATCTGTCTTAAATTTTCACTTCCCTTTTACTCAACAAAAGTAAATATGGATGAATATGCTAGAGAAAATAAGATTACTTCAGAAGAAGCGGGAAGAGCTATAAGATATGGTTTTTTTAACAAGATATTAGATGGCATTGGTGGGGGGAAAATTGCTGTAGCCCATAATAAAAATGATCAGGCAGAAACATTATTGATGAGATTCTTTAGAGGAACAGGCTTAGAAGGTTTAAGAGGAATGGAACATAAAAATATGAATATCATAAGACCTCTCTTAGATATAAGCAGAGAGGAGATAGAAAAATATTGCAGAGACAATAATATAGCTGTTAGAATTGATAGGACAAACCTTGAGCCTATATATGGCAGAAACAGAACAAGGTTGGAGGTTATTCCTTATATTGTAAAGCACTATAACAAAAACATTATTGATACATTAAATAGAACCTCTAAATTAATGCAAATGGATAGTGAATTCATACTAGGAATTGTAGAAGAAAAATATAAAAATATAGTTGTAGATGAGTCTCCAAATAGTATAGTATTATATATAGATAAGCTAAAAAATGAGCATTATTCTATTAAATCAAGAGTTATTAGGAAAAGTATTGAAAAGATAAATGGAAGTTTAAAAGGTATTGAAGAAAAGCATATTAACAATATTATAAGTTTAATAGAGGAAAACATAACAGGAAAAAGTATAAATATAACTAATAATATTGTCATTAAAACAAGTTATGGAAATATGATAATTAAGAAAGATAATAAAAATAATATAGATTTTTTTAAGTACTTTCTACCCGTGGGAGAGACTATACACATATATGAATTAGGCTCTGATATTACTTCTAAGGTAGTATCCATATCTGAAGTGGATATTAAACAAATTAATAGGTTCATAAAGTACTTTGATTATGATAAAATAAGGGGTAAACTGTACATAAGAAATAGAAAAGATGGAGATAGATTTACTCCACTAGGGATGGAGGGTTCTAAAAAGCTTAAGGATTTTTTTATAGATGAAAAAGTGCCTAGAGATGAAAGAAATCTTATACCAATTATCGAAGATAATAAAGGGATAATTTGGGTAGTAGGATATAGAATAAGCGAAGAGTATAAGGTCAGTTGCCATACTTCAAAAGTTTTAATATTAGAATATAAAAAACATTAA
- the mazG gene encoding nucleoside triphosphate pyrophosphohydrolase encodes MGKIVVVGLGPGDISSLTLGAIEKICNGNKVFLRTEKHPTIKYLDEKGIDYSSYDYVYENQQNFEKVYEFIVQDLVKKSQKFESITYCVPGHPLVAEKTVTMLMELEKRESIELEIIPGLSFIEPVILAVGYDPINGLKVIDGLNIFETNFDINIDCLITQVYDKMRASELKLALMEVYGDEHEIYVINSAGIKHEEKVFRIPLYELDRLDCISFLTSVYVPKVKNKARYDIYDLMRIMERLRGKDGCPWDAEQTHISLREYVIEEAYEVVDTINNDDMDALADELGDLLLQVVFHSQIGKEEGYFNFWDVTSNICNKLIHRHPHVFLDQTASNVSEALKSWNDMKAEEKSIQSYTDRLKDVPKSLPSLMRSYKIQQRAADVGFDWDDESGAIEKLYEELDEVMEEIRNKDKDSLEGEIGDLIFAVVNVCRFVGINPENAINRTIEKFVDRFEFIEVESKKMGMDLKKMPLKDMDFMWNKAKIHKNKKNDKK; translated from the coding sequence ATGGGGAAAATTGTAGTAGTAGGGCTAGGACCAGGAGATATAAGCTCACTTACATTAGGTGCTATAGAAAAAATATGTAATGGAAATAAGGTATTTTTGAGAACAGAAAAACATCCTACAATAAAATATCTAGATGAAAAAGGAATAGATTATAGTTCATACGATTATGTATATGAAAATCAGCAGAATTTTGAAAAAGTATATGAGTTTATAGTCCAAGATTTAGTAAAAAAGTCTCAAAAATTTGAAAGCATTACTTATTGTGTACCTGGTCATCCATTAGTAGCTGAGAAAACAGTCACAATGCTAATGGAGCTTGAAAAAAGAGAATCCATAGAGTTAGAAATAATACCTGGTTTAAGCTTCATAGAGCCTGTAATATTAGCAGTAGGTTATGATCCTATAAATGGTCTTAAAGTAATAGATGGACTAAATATTTTTGAGACAAATTTTGATATAAATATTGACTGTTTAATAACTCAAGTGTATGATAAAATGAGAGCATCAGAGCTTAAGCTTGCTCTCATGGAAGTTTATGGGGATGAACATGAGATATATGTTATAAACTCTGCTGGTATTAAGCATGAAGAAAAGGTATTTAGGATTCCTCTGTATGAGTTAGATAGACTAGATTGTATAAGCTTTTTAACAAGTGTCTATGTACCTAAAGTAAAAAATAAAGCCAGATATGATATCTATGATTTAATGAGAATCATGGAAAGGCTAAGAGGAAAGGATGGATGCCCTTGGGATGCAGAACAGACCCATATCTCTTTAAGGGAATATGTGATTGAGGAAGCTTATGAAGTAGTAGACACAATCAATAATGATGATATGGATGCTCTAGCAGATGAACTAGGAGATTTATTGCTTCAAGTAGTATTTCATAGTCAAATCGGCAAGGAAGAAGGATACTTTAACTTTTGGGATGTTACATCAAATATTTGCAATAAGCTTATTCATAGACATCCTCATGTGTTTTTAGATCAAACGGCCAGCAATGTATCTGAGGCTTTAAAAAGCTGGAATGATATGAAGGCTGAAGAAAAAAGTATTCAAAGCTATACTGATAGGCTTAAAGACGTACCTAAGAGCCTTCCTTCACTTATGAGAAGCTATAAGATTCAACAAAGAGCTGCTGATGTGGGGTTTGACTGGGACGACGAAAGTGGGGCAATAGAGAAGCTGTATGAAGAGTTAGACGAAGTTATGGAAGAAATCAGGAACAAGGATAAGGACAGTTTAGAAGGCGAAATAGGAGATTTAATATTTGCAGTAGTAAATGTATGTAGGTTTGTAGGCATAAATCCTGAAAATGCTATAAATAGAACCATAGAAAAATTTGTCGATAGGTTTGAATTTATAGAGGTCGAAAGTAAGAAAATGGGTATGGATTTAAAGAAAATGCCCCTCAAAGACATGGATTTTATGTGGAATAAGGCAAAAATACATAAAAATAAAAAAAATGATAAAAAATAG
- the spoIIE gene encoding stage II sporulation protein E — protein MISRTEMFPTSEQGRWSRRAIDFKNLKGIIKGINISTFVIGVLAYLISRSSIMEGLTPFGIAFISAYCIKYGSSYLIPLFISLGIITVHGLGSYQYISVVWFIFFTFKILNPKFKESIIKTSIFSALSLVLLKSLYLIINDYYIYDLMLTAFEGIVVFTLTYILSYSIPTIDTTFNRVFSSEEVICGAIMLALAVSGLDSIGIFGISIKNVIGIAIVIFFAFNKGPSIGTAVGITIGVITSMSQISLPFVISIYGFAGLLSGLFKEVGKIGSCLGFLLGNIIMSFYIDGSTQTILKNKEILLSIVIFLLVIKLAKGLGSKVVIGVSGRTQIEEAYSNRVKDMTYKRLTEISQVFEELGQTFRRVSDREKVVEQKDVSKLIDAVANQVCSKCSLCRFCWESDFYTTYQSMFEILGIIEMKGSISPNMMPDIFNKRCTKTDEIAQKVNYLFDIYRLDYRWENKILESRQLVSQQLEGMSKVIKDLANEIYNDVRFKQDVEKEIYAGLKKNKINVDKVIVTENERDDFEIYLEVKSRDSDDVINKSKTIVSEIVGIQLTSDKYCASTKQEDKKIKFKLIKANRFGAITKVSRMDKGFNSVSGDNYTFGERNNNYFAVISDGMGVGHKASQESDITISLLEKFLEAGFDKELALKTINSVLVLKSSDEMLATIDMSIIDLYRGKTQFVKIGSAPTFVKRRDKVQIINSHSLPVGILKDVDIQVYEEELEDGDFIVMVSDGILDSNYDEDNKEKWLAKIIHDIESVNPQTIADKIMDAALEACHGTANDDMTVLVTKIWKRR, from the coding sequence ATGATAAGTAGAACTGAAATGTTTCCTACAAGTGAACAAGGCAGGTGGAGCAGAAGAGCTATTGATTTCAAGAACCTAAAAGGAATTATTAAAGGAATTAACATCAGTACTTTTGTAATTGGTGTTTTAGCCTATCTTATAAGCAGATCGTCTATTATGGAAGGATTGACTCCTTTTGGAATTGCATTTATATCGGCCTATTGTATAAAATACGGAAGCTCATATTTGATTCCGTTATTTATATCTTTGGGGATTATAACGGTTCATGGACTTGGCAGTTATCAATATATTTCAGTTGTATGGTTTATATTCTTCACATTTAAAATATTAAATCCCAAATTTAAGGAAAGCATAATAAAAACATCTATATTCTCAGCCTTATCTCTGGTGCTGCTCAAAAGTTTGTACTTAATCATTAATGATTATTATATTTATGATTTAATGCTAACAGCCTTTGAGGGTATAGTCGTATTTACTCTTACATATATACTTTCCTATAGTATCCCTACTATAGATACTACGTTTAACAGGGTGTTTTCAAGTGAGGAAGTCATTTGTGGAGCAATAATGCTTGCATTAGCTGTATCTGGCTTGGATAGCATAGGTATATTCGGGATATCAATAAAAAATGTAATTGGAATAGCAATTGTAATATTTTTTGCATTTAATAAAGGACCTTCAATAGGTACTGCTGTAGGTATTACTATTGGTGTAATTACATCGATGTCGCAGATTAGCTTGCCTTTTGTCATATCCATATATGGATTTGCGGGGCTTTTGTCTGGACTATTTAAGGAAGTAGGCAAAATCGGTAGCTGCCTAGGTTTTCTTTTGGGAAACATTATTATGTCATTTTATATAGATGGATCTACACAGACAATACTTAAAAATAAGGAAATTCTATTATCCATTGTCATATTTCTTTTAGTTATAAAATTAGCAAAAGGATTAGGCAGCAAGGTTGTTATCGGTGTATCTGGTAGAACACAAATAGAGGAAGCATATTCAAATAGGGTTAAGGATATGACTTACAAAAGGCTTACTGAAATATCACAGGTTTTTGAAGAGCTTGGACAAACCTTTAGAAGGGTATCAGATAGGGAAAAGGTTGTTGAACAAAAGGATGTATCTAAGCTTATTGATGCTGTAGCTAATCAAGTTTGCAGTAAATGCTCTCTTTGCAGGTTTTGTTGGGAAAGCGACTTTTACACAACATATCAATCAATGTTTGAGATTTTAGGCATTATTGAGATGAAGGGAAGCATTTCTCCTAATATGATGCCAGATATCTTTAATAAAAGATGTACAAAAACCGATGAAATTGCACAGAAGGTCAATTATCTATTTGATATCTATAGGCTTGACTATAGATGGGAGAATAAAATATTGGAAAGCAGGCAGCTTGTATCTCAGCAGCTAGAGGGCATGTCTAAAGTGATTAAGGATTTGGCAAATGAAATATATAATGATGTAAGGTTTAAACAGGACGTAGAAAAGGAGATCTATGCAGGTTTGAAAAAAAATAAAATAAATGTAGATAAGGTAATTGTTACAGAGAATGAAAGAGATGATTTCGAAATATACCTAGAGGTGAAATCTCGAGATAGCGATGATGTTATAAATAAATCAAAAACAATCGTGTCTGAAATAGTAGGTATTCAGCTGACTAGTGATAAATATTGTGCCAGCACTAAACAAGAGGATAAAAAAATAAAATTTAAGCTTATAAAGGCAAATCGTTTTGGAGCAATTACAAAGGTATCTAGGATGGATAAAGGATTTAATAGCGTATCTGGAGATAATTATACCTTTGGAGAAAGAAACAATAACTACTTCGCAGTCATTAGTGACGGAATGGGGGTTGGACACAAAGCAAGCCAAGAAAGTGATATTACTATCTCATTACTTGAAAAGTTTTTAGAGGCAGGATTTGATAAAGAACTAGCTTTGAAGACTATTAACTCAGTATTAGTGCTAAAGTCCTCAGACGAGATGCTGGCAACCATAGATATGTCAATTATCGATTTGTACAGAGGTAAGACTCAATTTGTGAAAATTGGTTCAGCGCCGACATTTGTTAAGAGAAGGGATAAGGTACAGATAATTAATTCTCATTCACTTCCTGTAGGTATACTTAAGGATGTTGATATTCAAGTATACGAGGAAGAATTAGAGGATGGAGATTTCATTGTTATGGTATCTGATGGTATTTTAGATTCGAATTATGATGAAGATAATAAGGAAAAGTGGTTAGCTAAGATTATTCATGATATTGAAAGTGTAAATCCTCAGACTATTGCAGACAAAATAATGGATGCTGCATTAGAAGCTTGCCATGGGACAGCAAATGATGATATGACTGTACTAGTAACTAAGATATGGAAGAGAAGATAA
- the yabP gene encoding sporulation protein YabP — protein MTEKKVTTKSNNIILEDREKLAISGVESVESFNDNTIILATSKGGINIKGTSLNISKLNLEDGNVTIQGIINSIVYTNKEISSGKGNGLLGKMFK, from the coding sequence ATGACTGAGAAAAAGGTTACAACCAAAAGTAATAATATAATACTTGAAGATAGAGAAAAGCTTGCGATTTCAGGTGTTGAATCTGTAGAAAGCTTTAACGATAACACAATCATCCTCGCAACATCAAAGGGAGGCATCAATATAAAGGGGACTTCATTAAATATAAGCAAATTAAACCTAGAAGATGGAAATGTAACTATTCAAGGTATTATAAATAGTATAGTTTATACGAACAAAGAAATTTCAAGTGGGAAAGGAAATGGATTATTAGGAAAGATGTTTAAGTAA